The Arsenophonus apicola genome includes a window with the following:
- a CDS encoding nucleotide-binding protein — protein sequence MNTKAEKMTNEKTDTLDNHSIHFVLQGKGGIGKSLISSSLSQYFKSKFGAVKPFDTDQENTTLLHYKSLEVEHIPLMNQSRVIDAKNFDVLMEKLIGSDECCVIDNGANTFSPLLAYLIENDGFEILRESGKKVYIHTVIGGGDTLVDTATGFNSIAEGVTNTPIILWLNEHFGALSLPTGEKLEELKVYKKNENRLAGIIVLHHRNHQTFGDDIKRMNANRLTLTEVLQSPTFSLMEKQRLKTVFNAIFHQLDTINW from the coding sequence ATGAACACAAAAGCTGAAAAAATGACAAATGAAAAAACCGACACCCTTGACAATCATTCGATTCATTTTGTTCTACAAGGAAAAGGCGGTATCGGAAAATCATTGATATCGTCTTCACTGTCGCAATATTTCAAATCAAAATTTGGCGCGGTAAAACCCTTTGATACCGACCAGGAAAATACAACCCTGCTTCATTACAAATCGCTTGAGGTTGAACACATCCCCTTAATGAACCAGTCGAGAGTGATCGACGCAAAAAATTTCGATGTGTTGATGGAAAAACTGATTGGATCCGATGAATGCTGTGTGATTGATAATGGTGCAAATACCTTTTCACCCCTTCTTGCTTATTTAATTGAAAATGACGGTTTTGAGATACTGCGAGAGAGCGGGAAAAAAGTCTATATTCATACCGTGATTGGGGGTGGCGACACATTGGTTGATACCGCGACTGGCTTCAATTCGATTGCAGAAGGGGTAACCAATACGCCGATTATTTTGTGGCTTAACGAACACTTCGGCGCGTTATCATTACCCACCGGTGAAAAACTCGAAGAATTGAAAGTCTACAAAAAGAATGAAAACCGGTTAGCGGGAATTATTGTTCTACACCATAGAAATCATCAAACCTTTGGGGATGATATCAAACGCATGAATGCCAATCGGTTGACGCTCACCGAAGTATTACAATCCCCAACATTTAGTCTGATGGAAAAACAACGGTTAAAAACAGTATTTAATGCTATTTTCCACCAACTCGATACCATCAACTGGTAG
- a CDS encoding LPD7 domain-containing protein, whose protein sequence is MVYSAFTGAIREKSADNEKRTISAFDLYTKRAKLSKNVHFLDKKTDLTLFVDTGNAITVRKAAMTDSALMVALTLAKEKFGSTLTIKGSQKFKDQIIEVVAKNNLDIHFTDKGMNQQLAARKAELAIEKTGQRIERPNNTADTEKTTPENQKAASDEPEKATQSDSTDKLNVLKAIWLNTAQPL, encoded by the coding sequence ATTGTTTATTCGGCATTTACAGGCGCAATTAGAGAGAAAAGCGCAGATAATGAGAAACGCACAATCTCGGCGTTCGATCTTTACACCAAGCGAGCAAAGCTAAGTAAAAACGTACATTTTCTGGATAAAAAAACCGATCTCACCCTGTTTGTTGATACGGGTAATGCCATCACGGTGAGAAAAGCCGCCATGACCGATTCAGCACTCATGGTTGCCCTGACACTTGCCAAAGAAAAGTTTGGCAGCACCTTAACGATTAAGGGGAGTCAGAAATTTAAAGACCAAATAATTGAGGTGGTAGCTAAAAACAATCTGGATATTCATTTCACGGACAAGGGGATGAATCAGCAACTGGCAGCCAGAAAAGCAGAACTGGCGATTGAAAAAACAGGTCAACGGATTGAGCGGCCAAACAATACTGCTGATACAGAAAAAACAACGCCCGAGAATCAAAAAGCAGCGTCAGATGAGCCAGAAAAGGCAACACAATCAGACTCAACAGACAAGCTGAATGTTTTGAAGGCTATCTGGTTGAACACGGCGCAGCCCCTTTAA